The uncultured Desulfobulbus sp. genome window below encodes:
- a CDS encoding ATP-binding protein produces MHDPALHLTSSKGSTVRKFFAIFTPTALLVLLGLFLVYRYEIKSHISLLKQKEVNAVEVGAELIHNSISPVLEDLLFLTNIANKLLVEYEEHDDPQSFQLLEQNFLSFSESHPLYDQIRFLDYKGWERIRVNYSETGPLLVAPEHLQDKHQRYYFKDAFRLDAKQVFISPLDLNIEHGQIESPLKPMIRFGKVITAPSGKKLGVVLLNYKAKAMLEALEKWGERQNGAHLMLLNREGYWLVGQPEQEWGFMYSHRIKDSLGEHEPELWSSIINSHEPGQITLEPKGLYTYTKVYPLQGDFISSSGSSTATGDSSQIVSSSDYYWLIVSLMSRKSIDHSHSSFRQQILAVSVLATAVLILFAYLLARAQVRRNQSALALQQSNDALEEQVASRTRQLQQQNDQLIEEVNARMVSERALRQSEDKYATLLETMREGLVVIDSDGVITYCNSRLGQMLEYRVEELFGHPLEQYLQEEDKGIFQQQLALRKKGFLHPYEIKWQKKSGGMMLSSVSPALLRDKHGAVIGSFAVIADITAQREAELQKQTLENQLQQTQKMEALGTLAGGIAHDFNNILAAIIGYAELAAERVEPGSLVAKSINVILSAGDRAAQLVKQILAFSRQSNQDKQPLEIAPIIKETIKLIRAATSSSISIELDLKQDVGQIMADPTQIHQIVMNLCTNACHAMALKGGQLRLAIERVHLNEQEARAIHVQSGDFIRLTISDTGSGIPSEIQQRIFEPFFTTKQVGKGTGLGLSVVHSIVTDLSGSIQVESEVDRGATFTIHLPISVQPRTKKAVISENILYGKGEHLLWLDDEEPLVTMGCQMLTSLGYSATGFTDPERCLQDVLEHPNRYQLIISDYNMPKLNGLALLDAIRSQGINIPFILCSGFSEEITPETAREKGLHQQLMKPVRKYDIALNVYQALRD; encoded by the coding sequence ATGCACGATCCTGCTCTTCATCTTACCTCCTCAAAGGGTTCGACAGTCAGGAAATTCTTTGCCATTTTTACGCCGACCGCGTTACTGGTTCTTTTGGGGTTGTTTTTAGTCTATCGCTACGAAATCAAAAGTCACATCAGCCTCTTAAAACAAAAAGAAGTCAACGCAGTCGAAGTCGGAGCAGAGCTCATCCACAACAGCATCAGTCCTGTCCTAGAAGATCTGCTTTTTTTAACGAACATTGCCAATAAACTATTGGTCGAATACGAAGAGCATGACGACCCGCAGAGTTTCCAACTCCTAGAACAAAATTTTCTCTCATTTTCCGAAAGTCATCCCCTGTACGATCAGATCCGTTTCCTCGATTACAAGGGTTGGGAACGAATTCGTGTCAACTATTCCGAAACCGGTCCACTTTTAGTTGCGCCAGAGCATCTTCAGGACAAGCATCAGCGGTATTATTTTAAAGATGCGTTTCGCCTTGATGCCAAGCAAGTTTTTATTTCTCCCCTTGACCTGAACATAGAGCATGGCCAAATCGAATCTCCTCTGAAACCCATGATCCGCTTTGGTAAAGTGATCACAGCTCCTTCCGGAAAGAAGCTTGGGGTCGTTCTCCTCAATTATAAGGCCAAGGCTATGCTTGAGGCCCTTGAAAAATGGGGAGAACGACAAAATGGCGCTCACCTCATGCTCCTTAACCGAGAAGGGTATTGGCTTGTCGGTCAACCCGAACAAGAGTGGGGCTTCATGTATTCTCATCGCATCAAAGATTCGCTGGGCGAACATGAACCGGAACTCTGGTCTTCCATCATCAATAGTCATGAACCAGGTCAGATTACTTTAGAACCCAAGGGGTTGTATACGTATACAAAGGTTTATCCTTTACAAGGTGACTTCATTTCAAGCTCAGGTTCATCAACCGCCACGGGGGATAGCTCTCAAATTGTAAGCTCCTCTGATTACTATTGGCTAATAGTCTCGCTGATGTCCCGGAAAAGCATTGACCATTCCCACAGCAGCTTCCGTCAACAGATACTTGCCGTGTCCGTCCTGGCAACAGCTGTCTTGATTCTATTTGCCTACCTCTTGGCCAGGGCGCAGGTTCGTCGCAATCAATCCGCACTTGCGTTGCAACAATCCAATGATGCATTGGAGGAACAAGTTGCAAGCCGAACGCGGCAGTTACAGCAGCAAAACGATCAACTGATCGAGGAAGTCAATGCCCGTATGGTCAGTGAGCGAGCATTGCGCCAAAGTGAAGACAAATACGCAACCCTTTTGGAAACCATGCGGGAGGGGTTGGTTGTGATCGACAGTGATGGCGTTATTACCTACTGCAATAGCCGACTTGGGCAGATGCTGGAATACAGAGTGGAGGAACTCTTTGGCCATCCTTTAGAGCAATATCTTCAGGAAGAAGACAAGGGGATCTTTCAGCAACAGCTTGCTCTACGTAAAAAAGGATTTCTGCACCCCTACGAGATCAAATGGCAAAAGAAATCAGGTGGCATGATGCTGTCCTCGGTATCACCCGCGCTGCTACGGGACAAACACGGTGCGGTTATCGGCAGTTTTGCTGTCATCGCTGATATTACAGCCCAACGGGAAGCGGAGTTGCAGAAACAAACACTGGAAAACCAGCTGCAGCAGACGCAGAAGATGGAAGCCTTAGGGACCTTGGCAGGTGGTATTGCCCATGATTTTAACAATATCCTTGCGGCCATTATAGGCTATGCAGAGTTGGCAGCCGAGAGGGTAGAGCCAGGTTCTTTAGTCGCCAAGTCGATTAATGTTATCCTTTCAGCCGGAGATCGAGCTGCCCAGTTGGTCAAACAGATTCTCGCTTTTTCCAGGCAAAGCAATCAGGATAAGCAACCCCTTGAGATCGCACCCATCATCAAAGAAACCATAAAATTAATCCGAGCCGCAACCTCTTCTTCGATCAGCATTGAATTGGATTTGAAACAGGATGTAGGCCAAATTATGGCTGACCCCACTCAAATCCATCAAATTGTGATGAATCTTTGTACAAATGCTTGCCACGCTATGGCGCTGAAGGGAGGACAACTCCGGCTTGCCATAGAACGGGTCCATCTCAACGAACAGGAGGCGCGTGCTATTCATGTGCAATCTGGCGATTTTATTCGGTTGACCATTAGCGATACGGGAAGTGGTATTCCCTCAGAAATACAGCAGCGAATCTTTGAGCCATTTTTTACCACCAAGCAAGTCGGTAAAGGGACCGGACTGGGACTTTCAGTGGTGCACTCCATTGTCACCGATCTTTCTGGGAGTATTCAGGTGGAAAGCGAGGTCGATCGCGGGGCCACCTTTACCATTCATCTACCGATCAGCGTGCAGCCTCGCACCAAAAAGGCGGTCATCTCGGAAAATATTCTCTATGGTAAGGGGGAGCATTTATTGTGGCTGGATGATGAGGAACCTCTCGTGACAATGGGGTGCCAGATGCTCACCTCACTTGGGTATTCGGCAACGGGATTCACCGATCCGGAGCGGTGTCTACAAGATGTGCTGGAGCATCCCAACCGGTACCAGTTGATCATCTCGGATTACAATATGCCCAAGCTCAATGGCCTGGCTCTATTGGATGCCATTCGTTCCCAAGGAATTAACATTCCATTTATTCTTTGTTCGGGGTTTAGCGAAGAAATTACTCCTGAGACTGCACGGGAAAAAGGCCTGCACCAACAACTGATGAAACCAGTGCGTAAGTACGATATCGCGCTCAATGTCTATCAAGCCCTTCGTGATTGA
- a CDS encoding response regulator: protein MKNPIAHRIISYFKEWGLFALAGAFLLAVLLGTSLYFYQEIKRDLLTFVDKRLLVGAASIKYLLPPDFQDRSISPESISASEDSDNIRFLSEIVEKTGFQFLYTLIKKDNVFYITASSATQEELKKNEEVRYFTTFDEADERFHQAFAGSTPFSFTHHDRWGTFRAIAVPALSPKGRKYLLVAEDEISQINKLLQVKFIETFAFGLLVTCGALPLFFLLLRRVRRINDAQKKLEQQLLQVQKMEAIGTLAGGIAHDFNNILSGIIGYAELAQDEVPQHSLVGNHLDKVLLAGNRAKKLVTQILTFSRQSTSARKALRPKSIIKEAVKLLRSSIPSTITIVQSLDDDCGMIKADATQIHQIIMNLCTNAYHAMEDHGGVLTIGLTTVNLNKEDLVNESSLNLGEYVQLTVHDTGSGIDPQLQKLIFEPYFTTKQVGKGTGMGLAVVHGIVKNHQGFVRVNSSPSEGTTFAVYFPALPEEPQKELEPNLPIPTGNERVLFVDDEQLLADMGKQMLERLGYTVTAVAGSAEALALIQSRKAQFDLVITDQTMPVMTGIELAQEILAVYPEMPIILCTGYSSGVSREKVLSLGMKDFVLKPFVTRDIAFLIRKVLDAEKMGGEEAGGAV from the coding sequence GTGAAAAATCCCATTGCTCATCGAATAATATCGTACTTTAAAGAGTGGGGGCTCTTTGCGCTTGCTGGTGCATTTTTGCTTGCGGTTCTGCTTGGTACTTCTCTTTATTTTTATCAGGAAATCAAACGGGATCTCCTGACATTTGTGGATAAGCGACTGCTTGTCGGGGCCGCCTCAATTAAATATCTTTTGCCGCCGGATTTTCAAGATCGATCGATTTCTCCAGAGAGCATATCTGCAAGCGAAGATTCCGACAATATTCGGTTTTTATCTGAGATAGTCGAAAAAACCGGATTTCAATTTCTCTATACGCTCATCAAAAAAGACAATGTCTTCTACATTACTGCTTCGAGTGCGACCCAAGAAGAACTCAAGAAAAATGAGGAGGTTCGCTATTTTACCACCTTTGATGAGGCTGATGAGCGGTTTCACCAAGCCTTTGCTGGAAGCACCCCGTTTTCTTTCACCCATCATGACCGGTGGGGTACTTTTCGTGCCATAGCTGTCCCGGCTTTGAGCCCCAAAGGAAGAAAATATCTTTTGGTTGCCGAGGATGAGATTTCTCAAATAAACAAACTTCTCCAAGTCAAGTTTATCGAGACCTTCGCTTTTGGCCTCCTTGTTACTTGCGGGGCACTTCCCCTCTTTTTTCTGTTGCTCAGAAGAGTCAGGCGTATCAATGATGCCCAAAAGAAACTTGAACAACAGTTGCTTCAGGTCCAAAAGATGGAAGCCATTGGAACCTTAGCAGGTGGTATTGCGCATGATTTTAATAATATACTGAGTGGTATTATTGGTTATGCAGAGCTGGCTCAAGATGAGGTTCCTCAACATTCTCTGGTGGGGAATCATCTGGATAAGGTGCTTCTCGCTGGAAATAGGGCTAAAAAACTTGTTACCCAAATTCTTACTTTCAGTCGTCAAAGTACATCGGCTCGAAAAGCGTTGCGTCCAAAATCCATAATAAAAGAAGCTGTTAAGCTTCTTCGCTCATCAATACCTTCCACGATTACAATTGTGCAAAGCCTTGATGATGACTGCGGGATGATCAAGGCTGATGCAACCCAGATTCATCAGATCATTATGAACCTTTGTACCAATGCATATCATGCCATGGAAGATCACGGCGGGGTGCTCACCATTGGTCTGACAACAGTCAATCTGAATAAAGAAGATCTTGTCAACGAGTCATCATTGAATCTCGGAGAATATGTACAATTGACCGTGCATGATACTGGATCTGGTATTGACCCCCAGCTTCAAAAACTGATTTTCGAACCATACTTTACGACCAAGCAAGTGGGCAAAGGAACCGGTATGGGGCTTGCGGTGGTCCATGGAATTGTAAAAAATCACCAAGGATTTGTTCGTGTCAACAGCAGTCCCAGTGAAGGAACAACCTTTGCCGTATATTTTCCTGCCCTGCCAGAAGAACCGCAAAAAGAACTTGAGCCCAATCTCCCGATTCCAACAGGGAATGAACGTGTATTGTTTGTTGACGATGAACAATTGCTTGCTGATATGGGAAAGCAGATGCTTGAGCGGTTAGGCTATACAGTGACGGCTGTAGCCGGAAGTGCGGAGGCTCTTGCACTTATACAATCAAGGAAGGCGCAATTTGACCTGGTGATCACCGATCAGACGATGCCGGTCATGACCGGGATTGAGTTAGCGCAAGAAATACTTGCTGTTTATCCGGAGATGCCCATCATTTTATGTACGGGGTACAGTAGTGGGGTATCGAGAGAAAAAGTCCTATCGTTGGGGATGAAAGATTTTGTTCTCAAACCATTTGTGACAAGAGACATTGCCTTTCTTATTCGCAAAGTGCTAGATGCTGAAAAGATGGGGGGAGAAGAGGCCGGAGGAGCTGTATAA
- a CDS encoding efflux RND transporter periplasmic adaptor subunit, whose translation MKKFFFITLTITVLLVVLGYQYFTREQAIEVTAKSVERGLVESTVSNTRAGTVKARNRADLTPPIGGQIATLNVRKADHVKAGQILLTLWNKDLEAEKRLAESEVVAAKATQRERCLLADLAERQARRQKDLMKTRSTSASNYDEAISAARAQRAACVAAQARLSVSQARVEAAKATLERTVLTAPFDGIVAEVNGEIGEYLTPSPPGIATLPAIDLINMDSLYVAAPIDEIDAAQIRTGMAVRISLDAFPKQFFPGRVHSISPYVLEVAKQARTVEIEADFAEGQAPANLLAGYSADVEIIIAAQSETVRIPSEALMVDNSVYLFDENSSRVQKIQVQPGLSNWKYTQILEGLSPGQKVITSIDRKGLKNGALVMLAPAEDAGS comes from the coding sequence GTGAAAAAATTCTTTTTCATTACGCTCACCATCACTGTGCTGCTCGTTGTTTTGGGCTATCAATATTTCACGCGGGAACAGGCGATAGAGGTCACCGCCAAATCAGTGGAACGAGGACTGGTTGAGTCCACCGTTTCCAATACACGGGCCGGCACTGTCAAGGCTCGCAACCGTGCTGACCTAACACCTCCCATTGGTGGCCAGATTGCCACGCTCAATGTTCGCAAAGCAGATCATGTCAAGGCCGGGCAAATTCTCCTGACGCTTTGGAACAAAGATCTCGAGGCGGAAAAACGGTTGGCAGAAAGTGAGGTAGTCGCGGCAAAGGCAACCCAACGCGAACGTTGCCTGCTGGCGGATCTTGCCGAACGCCAGGCCAGACGTCAAAAAGATCTGATGAAGACGCGTTCCACCTCCGCTTCCAATTATGACGAGGCCATCTCTGCCGCCCGGGCCCAACGGGCAGCCTGCGTGGCGGCTCAGGCGCGACTTTCTGTGAGTCAGGCTCGGGTTGAAGCAGCGAAAGCGACCCTTGAGCGTACAGTTTTAACCGCCCCCTTTGATGGCATCGTCGCTGAGGTCAACGGCGAGATCGGTGAGTATCTCACCCCATCCCCTCCTGGTATTGCAACCCTACCCGCTATTGATCTTATCAATATGGACTCGCTGTATGTGGCGGCCCCCATCGATGAAATCGATGCGGCCCAGATCCGCACAGGCATGGCGGTACGTATCAGCCTGGACGCCTTTCCCAAGCAATTTTTCCCGGGTAGAGTGCATTCCATCTCTCCCTATGTGTTGGAAGTGGCCAAGCAGGCTCGGACGGTTGAAATCGAGGCCGATTTTGCGGAAGGACAGGCTCCTGCCAATCTTCTCGCCGGCTACAGCGCCGACGTAGAAATTATCATTGCAGCCCAGAGTGAGACTGTACGCATTCCCTCTGAAGCACTCATGGTGGATAACTCGGTCTACCTTTTTGACGAGAACAGCTCCCGCGTTCAAAAAATTCAAGTACAACCGGGACTCTCCAACTGGAAGTATACACAGATCCTAGAGGGGCTCTCCCCCGGCCAAAAGGTTATCACCTCCATTGACCGTAAGGGCTTGAAAAACGGTGCACTGGTAATGCTTGCGCCTGCGGAGGACGCTGGGTCATGA
- a CDS encoding GNAT family N-acetyltransferase: MHIQLATRADYPELLELWEASVRATHDFITDTDIQELKPLILHQYFDTVDLRCIKSDIGKILGFSGVHEGSIAMLFISPEARGKGIGTLLVIHAIKQQQAWMVDVNEQNIQALGFYLHRGFLVTGRSPLDGQGKPHPLLHMVVRDESVYTSSKGS; the protein is encoded by the coding sequence ATGCACATTCAACTTGCAACGAGAGCAGATTACCCCGAACTCTTGGAGCTCTGGGAGGCGTCAGTTCGAGCCACGCATGATTTCATAACAGATACAGACATACAAGAGTTGAAGCCGCTTATTCTTCATCAGTACTTTGATACGGTCGATTTAAGGTGCATAAAATCCGACATTGGAAAGATTCTTGGATTTAGCGGCGTGCATGAAGGGAGCATTGCGATGCTCTTTATTTCACCAGAAGCTCGAGGTAAGGGAATTGGGACCCTATTGGTAATCCATGCTATTAAACAGCAGCAAGCTTGGATGGTTGATGTGAACGAGCAAAATATTCAAGCGTTGGGCTTCTACCTCCATAGAGGATTTTTGGTCACCGGACGCTCCCCGCTTGATGGTCAGGGAAAACCACATCCACTCTTACATATGGTTGTCAGGGATGAATCAGTGTACACCTCTAGCAAAGGCTCATAA
- a CDS encoding ABC transporter permease, producing MLPSDTILFALSSLGSNRVRTFLMLLAMSIGVAAVVLLTGIGNGARLYIVDQFASLGTNLVIVIPGRADTASNTPATLVGETPRDLTLGDARALMRGDAVERLTPIVIGELNIAYRGREREIPLVGSTSPILEIHHLQLDRGSFLPQEDMEIARPVCVIGAKVYRELFGQQNALGELVRIGGFRCRVIGILGSEGRSLGLDTEELVIVPVAFAQMLLNTEGLFRVLIEAKDLESIDRLKTHITTTIKKRHYGEDDVTIITQDSVLATFDKILAVLTLTVAGIAGISLVVAGILIMNVMLMAVAQRTAEIGLCKALGAGKLQIMVMIVSEALLLSTLGGILGLTLGFSGAWLTIQFYPTLQTTPPVWAIAAAMGTALGTGCLFSILPARRAASLDPIQALARH from the coding sequence ATGCTCCCCTCTGACACCATCCTCTTCGCCCTCTCCTCCCTTGGCTCCAACAGGGTGCGCACCTTTCTGATGCTCCTGGCCATGTCCATCGGGGTAGCGGCGGTGGTGTTACTGACCGGGATTGGCAACGGAGCCAGGCTCTACATTGTTGATCAGTTCGCCTCCCTGGGGACGAATCTTGTGATTGTCATCCCCGGACGGGCCGATACAGCCTCCAATACACCGGCAACGCTGGTGGGGGAAACCCCGCGCGATCTTACCCTGGGCGATGCGCGCGCCCTCATGCGCGGGGATGCCGTCGAGCGTCTCACTCCCATCGTTATAGGGGAACTCAACATCGCCTACCGAGGTCGAGAACGGGAAATCCCCCTGGTGGGTTCCACCTCCCCTATTCTTGAGATTCATCACTTACAGCTGGATCGTGGTTCTTTTCTCCCCCAGGAAGACATGGAAATTGCTCGCCCGGTGTGCGTGATCGGCGCCAAGGTTTACCGGGAACTCTTTGGGCAGCAAAATGCGTTGGGAGAGCTGGTTCGGATCGGCGGGTTTCGCTGCCGTGTTATCGGCATCCTCGGTTCAGAGGGGCGCTCCCTTGGACTGGATACCGAAGAGCTGGTAATTGTGCCCGTGGCCTTTGCCCAGATGCTGCTCAATACCGAGGGGCTCTTTCGCGTACTCATTGAAGCCAAAGACCTGGAGAGCATTGACCGTCTCAAAACTCACATCACCACCACCATTAAAAAACGGCATTACGGTGAGGATGATGTCACCATCATCACCCAGGATTCCGTGCTGGCCACCTTTGACAAAATTCTGGCAGTCCTCACCCTGACCGTGGCAGGCATTGCTGGAATCAGTCTGGTGGTTGCCGGTATCCTCATCATGAACGTCATGCTCATGGCTGTGGCCCAGCGTACGGCTGAAATTGGTCTTTGTAAGGCACTTGGCGCGGGGAAGCTACAAATCATGGTGATGATTGTCAGCGAAGCACTCCTGCTCTCCACCCTGGGGGGCATTTTAGGGTTGACCCTGGGATTTTCAGGGGCCTGGCTCACCATTCAATTCTACCCTACCCTGCAGACCACCCCACCCGTCTGGGCCATTGCGGCTGCCATGGGAACAGCATTGGGAACCGGATGCCTGTTTTCAATCCTGCCGGCTCGACGGGCTGCAAGCCTTGACCCGATTCAGGCCTTGGCCCGTCATTGA
- a CDS encoding Crp/Fnr family transcriptional regulator, which produces MKERTGLLFSPLLLRLSPELQQELQAMATFRPLRRGEHLFFEGEPIRQFHYLLSGRIKEYYSTNEGEQCLRHIALPGHYLSLHQLLSKHINYSYSARAIAASHCWSWPINYFSDIMHREPTVSVQIILLLSENVEHSCRHTCLCRKSRALAKVAGYLLSKNRQLTRQARLMGRKTPSVLIDLRPLKLAADEICLARDFFPRPHVPDKTEAGAGSTRPG; this is translated from the coding sequence ATGAAAGAACGTACAGGGTTACTCTTCAGCCCTCTTTTACTGCGCTTGTCTCCAGAACTGCAGCAGGAATTGCAAGCCATGGCTACTTTTCGGCCACTCAGGCGTGGAGAACACCTGTTTTTTGAAGGTGAACCAATCCGCCAATTTCACTACCTGCTCAGTGGCCGCATCAAAGAATACTACTCCACCAATGAGGGAGAGCAATGCCTGCGGCATATCGCATTACCAGGTCATTACCTCAGCCTGCACCAACTGCTTTCCAAGCACATCAACTATAGTTATTCAGCTCGGGCCATTGCGGCCTCTCACTGCTGGTCCTGGCCCATCAACTATTTTTCAGACATAATGCACCGTGAGCCCACGGTCTCGGTACAGATTATCCTCCTACTCTCAGAAAATGTAGAACACTCCTGCCGACACACCTGCCTCTGCCGCAAGTCACGGGCTTTGGCAAAAGTCGCAGGTTACCTGTTGAGCAAAAACCGCCAACTGACCCGGCAGGCCAGACTCATGGGCAGAAAAACGCCCTCAGTTCTGATTGATCTCCGCCCTTTAAAGCTTGCTGCCGATGAGATATGTCTGGCCAGAGACTTTTTCCCGCGCCCTCACGTGCCTGACAAAACGGAAGCTGGTGCAGGTTCGACACGGCCTGGTTGA
- a CDS encoding ABC transporter permease: MGTLDTIRFVTTSIRAKRLHSFLTGLGIAVGIAAVILLTSMGEGLQRFVLAEFTQFGTNLIAINPGKVKTMGTSLGVIGSERLLTLEDADALRRLPGIEAAVPMIQGNAEVKAQNRTRRITVYGVGPDMDTAFRMRVQWGRFLPADDARAARAFVVLGHKVRQELFPGRNPLGERIQIGNQPARVIGVMESKGQILGFDMDDTVYMPASRALDLFNREGLMEIDILYRQGNDPDEMVAAIKRLLLARHGQEDFTITTQQQMLDVLGSVLGMLTVAVGALGGISLLVGSVGIFTVMTISVRERTGEIGLLRALGATKSQVLLFFLLEGTLLAALGGFAGLTAGFVCANLIHFFVPLLPVHTPWSFVVLSELLSMGIGIIASILPARQAALLSPLEALRSE; encoded by the coding sequence ATGGGTACCTTAGATACAATCCGTTTTGTCACCACCTCCATACGGGCTAAACGACTCCATTCTTTTCTCACTGGCCTTGGTATCGCCGTGGGCATCGCAGCGGTTATATTGCTCACCTCCATGGGCGAGGGATTGCAGCGGTTCGTCCTGGCTGAGTTTACCCAGTTCGGTACCAACCTGATCGCGATCAATCCGGGCAAGGTCAAAACCATGGGGACCTCTCTTGGAGTTATTGGTTCTGAAAGGTTGCTTACCCTGGAGGACGCCGATGCGCTCCGCCGTCTCCCGGGTATCGAGGCAGCGGTGCCCATGATCCAGGGCAACGCTGAGGTCAAAGCCCAAAACCGAACCCGGCGCATCACTGTGTATGGGGTCGGGCCGGACATGGATACTGCCTTTCGTATGCGGGTGCAGTGGGGACGCTTTCTGCCAGCTGATGATGCCAGGGCGGCACGCGCCTTTGTGGTGCTGGGACATAAAGTACGTCAGGAATTGTTTCCTGGTCGCAATCCCCTGGGCGAACGGATTCAAATCGGTAATCAACCGGCCCGGGTTATTGGCGTGATGGAATCAAAAGGCCAGATCCTTGGCTTTGACATGGATGACACCGTCTATATGCCTGCCAGCCGAGCCCTTGATCTCTTCAACCGGGAAGGTCTGATGGAGATTGATATTCTCTACCGCCAGGGGAATGATCCTGATGAGATGGTGGCGGCGATCAAACGCTTACTTCTGGCGCGACACGGACAGGAAGATTTCACCATTACCACCCAGCAGCAGATGCTGGACGTCCTGGGTTCGGTCCTGGGGATGCTCACAGTGGCGGTTGGCGCTCTGGGGGGGATCTCGCTTCTGGTGGGCAGCGTCGGCATTTTTACGGTTATGACCATCTCTGTACGGGAACGGACCGGTGAAATTGGTCTCTTACGGGCTTTAGGAGCAACCAAGAGCCAGGTCCTGCTCTTTTTTCTTCTGGAGGGAACATTGCTAGCGGCACTCGGTGGTTTTGCCGGACTGACAGCTGGGTTTGTCTGCGCCAACCTGATTCATTTTTTCGTGCCGCTGCTGCCGGTGCATACGCCCTGGAGCTTTGTCGTCCTCTCCGAGCTGCTTTCCATGGGGATAGGCATCATCGCCTCTATCCTGCCAGCAAGGCAAGCCGCCCTCTTGAGCCCGCTTGAAGCCCTGCGTTCAGAATAA
- a CDS encoding ABC transporter ATP-binding protein: MIELQQVSRIFHVGGQEVRAMDNISLTITPGEYVSIMGPSGSGKSTLLNTLGLLDTPDSGHYLLEGQDVTSLSDGQLAQVRSEKIGFIFQFFHLIPRLSAQQNIELPLMLAGIERKEREARSLPLLKAFGLEPRRHHRPDELSGGQRQRVAIARAVIHAPSVLLADEPTGNLDRHSSDDIIKLLEQLNQEGLTLVIVTHDLEVGNRARRQIRVVDGSIDSDTIR, encoded by the coding sequence ATGATAGAGCTGCAGCAGGTGAGTCGCATCTTTCATGTGGGGGGGCAGGAAGTACGGGCCATGGACAATATTTCCCTGACCATTACTCCGGGAGAATATGTCTCGATCATGGGACCGTCGGGATCGGGAAAATCCACTCTGCTGAACACGCTTGGCCTTTTAGATACTCCCGACAGTGGTCATTACCTGCTGGAAGGCCAGGATGTAACCAGCCTCAGCGATGGTCAGCTAGCCCAGGTGCGCAGCGAAAAGATTGGCTTTATTTTTCAGTTTTTCCATCTCATCCCCCGTCTCAGCGCTCAGCAGAATATCGAACTGCCCCTGATGCTCGCGGGTATCGAGCGAAAAGAACGGGAAGCACGTAGCCTACCTCTGCTCAAAGCCTTTGGCCTGGAGCCTCGACGGCATCATCGGCCAGATGAACTCTCCGGTGGTCAACGTCAACGAGTTGCCATCGCCCGAGCGGTCATTCATGCACCATCGGTGCTCCTTGCTGACGAGCCCACCGGCAACCTTGACCGCCATTCAAGCGATGATATTATCAAACTGCTGGAGCAACTCAATCAGGAGGGGCTCACCCTGGTCATCGTCACCCACGACCTGGAGGTGGGTAACCGCGCCCGGAGGCAGATTCGGGTCGTGGATGGCAGCATAGACAGCGATACGATTAGGTAA